CCGTTCTTCACCAGCTCCAGAAACTTATCTGCGGGTACCCCGGACTTCACCGCAATGGAGAAGCCCTCGGCGAGCGCGACATTGTGAATGCCTACCATGGCATTGTGAGCCAGCTTGGCTACAGCGCCGCTGCCGTTAGCGCCCATATGCAGCAGCAGGCGGCCCATGGAGTCGAAGAGATCCCGGTGCTTCTCAATCACTTCGGCATGTCCGCCGACCATGAAGACCAGTGTGCCGTCGATAGCTGCCGGCTTGCTGCCGGTTACAGGGGCATCAAGGAAGCTGCCGCCCCGTGCTTCAACTTCAGCGGCGATCTCCTTTGCAAGGCCGGGGGAGATGGTACTGGAATCAATCACAGTTGTTCCCGGCTGAAGGGTAGCGAGAATACCATCGTCACTGTAGAAGACATCACGGATCGAATCATCGTTGCTGATCATGGTGATAATAACATCCTTGCCTTCCGCTGCTGCCTGTGGTGTGGCGGCTGTTTTCGCGCCTTCCTGTTCCAGAGGTTTGCATTTCTCTGCTGTACGGTTGTACACCGTAACCTCAAAGCCGCTTCGCAGCAGGTTCGACGCCATAGGTGCTCCCATTGTTCCGAGTCCGATAAAGCCGATGTGCTTCATATCATTTCCACCTTTGCTCTCCTGAGATCATATTATAGAAACTAAGTTTGTCCTTCATTCTATCAGAAGGTTGAGGCATGTTCCACAGAACAGGTATCCTTGTCTGCTTAGTAACCGCTTTCAACAAATTTTCATAAACAGGGCTCCAAAGCCGGGGGTATGCCTTAAGACCTTGCCAGTCAAGGCAAATTAAAGTATTCTAGATTATAATGTTGCAACACACGGATTCAAATCTAAAGAGATAAACAGGAGGCTACCATTACCGATGTCCAAGAAGATTAATTTTGATTACACCAAAGCCCTTTCCTTCTTCAGCCAGACCGAGATCGACTACTTCGCCGCTCCGGTGAAGCTGGCCCACGAACAACTGCATAACAAGAGCGGAGCCGGCTCCGACTACCTGGGCTGGATTGATCTCCCTACAGCGTATGACAAGGAAGAATTCGCCCGTATTCAGCAGGCTGCCAAGAAAATCCAGAGCGACTCCGAAGTGCTGATCGTTATTGGTATCGGCGGATCTTACCTAGGGGCACGCGCAGCTATTGAGGCGCTGTCACATTCTTTCTACAATAACCTGTCCAAGGACAAGCGCAAGACTCCGGAAGTATATTTTGCCGGAAACAACATCAGCTCCACCTACATTACGCATTTGCTTGATCTGGTAGAAGGCAAGGACTTCTCCGTGAATGTAATCTCCAAATCCGGTACAACTACCGAGCCTGCTATTGCCTTCCGTATCTTCCGCGCAGCATTGGAGAAGAAATACGGCAAGGAAGAAGCCCGCAAACGGATCTACGCAACAACAGACAAGGAGAAGGGCGCACTCAAGAAGCTGGCTAACGAAGAAGGCTATGAGTCGTTCATTATCCCTGATGATGTAGGCGGACGTTATTCCGTCCTGACACCGGTAGGCCTTCTGCCTATCGCCGTAGCGGGAATTAACATTGAAGAAATGATGCAGGGGGCCGCAGCCGCAGCCGATGAGTTCAACAACCCCGATGTGGCTACGAACCAGAGCTATCAATATGCTGCAGTACGTAACGCGCTCTACCGCAAAGGCAAGACGACTGAAATCCTCGTGAACTACGAGCCGTCCCTGCACTTTGTCTCTGAATGGTGGAAGCAGCTCTACGGCGAAAGCGAAGGCAAGGATTACAAGGGAATCTATCCTTCCTCGGTTGACTTCTCGACAGACCTGCACTCCATGGGTCAATTCATTCAGGAGGGTAACCGCAATATCTTTGAAACGGTTATCCAGGTAGAGCAGGTACAGCACCATGTATCTATCGAATCTGATCCTGATGATCTGGACGGACTGAACTTCCTGACAGGCAAGACGATGGATTTCGTGAACAAGAAGGCTTTCCAAGGAACCATGCTGGCGCACACAGATGGCCAAGTGCCGAACCTGATCGTTACCATCCCTGACCAGACTCCTTATACTTTTGGCTATCTGGTGTACTTCTTCGAGAAGGCCTGCGGGATCAGCGGATACCTGCTGGGTGTGAATCCGTTCGACCAGCCGGGTGTTGAAGCCTACAAGAAGAACATGTTCGCACTACTGGGCAAACCAGGCTATGAGAAAGAAAAAGCAGAGCTGGAAGCCAGACTTACCGAATAGTCCCACTCTAACCGCAGATCATTCATAGTAAGATAAGTCATCAGGGAGCAGTCCATAGGTAACCACTACCAGGGCTGCTCCTAATATATATCAAATCATCACATGTAGAGTAAGGAATGGACAACAATGCTGGAACAATACCGGACGGTACGTACCCCCGGCTCGCGGGAGGTCGTAATCCGTAAATCACGCTTCATCGGGCATGTTATGCCGGTGGAGAACGAGGAAGAAGCTGTGCAATTTATCGATTCGATCAAGAAGCAGCACTGGCATGCAACGCATAACTGCTCTGCTTATATGATCGGAGAGAGGGATGAGATCCAGAGACAGTCGGATGACGGGGAACCGAGTGGAACGGCCGGGAAACCGATTTTGGAAGTAATCCGCAGCCAACAGGTGAAGAATGTCGCTATTGTTGTTACCCGTTATTTCGGAGGCATCATGCTGGGTGCAGGCGGGCTGATCCGGGCCTATACCGATGGCGCTGTACTGGCGCTTACGGCCGGAGAGGTCATCACACGTGTGCTGAGGCGGGAGGTATTCGTGGAAATCGAGTACACTTGGCTGGGCAAGGTGGAGAATGCACTGCGGGGCCGGAATATCCAGACCGGAGAGACTTTGTTTACGGATAAAGTTACACTGCTGTGTCTTCCGCGCAATAATGAAGGTGACGCATTTATCGCATGGATAACCGATCTTACGGAGGGGCAATCCCTGGTTACGGAAGGGCGGCGGCTTTACTACAGCGAAGGGGAATAGATTATGGCAAGAAGAGCAGTGGAACAGGAGTTGTCGAGAGAAAGAATTCTGGAGGCGGCGAGGCATCTTTTCATCACCAAAGGGTACCGTGCCATTTCGATGCGCAGCATTGGTCAGCACCTGGGTTACAGCCACGGCTCCCTGTATTACCATTTCAAAGAGAAAGCCGAACTCTTCTACGCCATTGTCGTTGAGGATTTCAATCATGTGGCTTCGCTGCTGAATCAAGCTATGACCACTCCGCCTGAAGAGGGAATGACCCGGGTGGAGCAGCTGATTATGGAGTTCATCCGGTTCGGGCTGGACCATCCGTATCAGTATGAGATCATGTTTATGATCCGCGACGAAGAGCTGCTGGCTTATTGCCGGGCAGAACAGGGCCGATGTTTCGAGTTGTTTGCGAGCATTGTCCGCCGTCATATGAAGGAAGAGGGATATGTAACAGAGGACTGGCAGAAAGTTCCGCTGACCTTATTCCTGTCTGCTCACGGATTTATTTCGTATTATATCCAGGATAAAGTGTTGTTCGAAGATGTGAAGCAAGCTGCCCTGACACATGTTAAGGTATTAAGCCGCAGTTTATAAAAAGCTGTTTTTTTTAACGGCTCGTACTTTAGAGCGTTGCATTGGTATAACTTTGCATGGTGAAAGTGTTACAGGAACTATAAATTGTATAGAGAGCAGCTTCGCGGTTCATGCGTAGCTGCTCTTCTACAAGGGCAGGCAGTGCTAGCCTTCCATAATTTTGAGGTGGCACTGGCGTTGCCTTGGGCCATCGAACTCGCAAAAATAGATGCCCTGCCAACGGCCCAAGAGCACAGCCCCTTCATGAATAATTAGGGTCTGCGAAGGACCGGCCGTAATGGATTTCAAGTGGGAAGCTGTATTGCCCTCGGCATGGCGGTATTTGGGATGCTCCCAGGGATAGACCTCATCCAGACGCATCAACACATCACGCTTCACATCAGGATCGGCGTTCTCGTTAATTGCAATCCCTGCGGTGGTGTGCGGGCAATAGACAATCAGCAGTCCGTTAAGAACTCCGCTATTCTTCACATAAGCCTGAACCTCGCGGGTAATATCCCGCATTTCATCCCGTTTGCTGGTGGTGATCTCCATAGTATGCAGCATCATGAACAGCCCCTCTCTGATTTGGATATAACGAGTGCTACTTATACTTTTACCCAAAAACTAACAAAGTAATTGACGGCAGCAAGCGGTATTTGGTAAAGTAGGAATAACTTTAAACCAAGTATATTAATAGGAATAATCAAACCTTAAAGTCGAGTATACCGACCGGTTATCCGGAGGTGGGAGGTTGACCATTGAATTCGCTGATCAGGCACAAGGGCTGGACCTGGGGATTTAGATCAACGGTTGTACTGTATTTTGTCATTCTGATTGTGCTGCCGATCCTCGGGGTCTATTACAATTCATTCTCA
This genomic interval from Paenibacillus sp. FSL H8-0332 contains the following:
- a CDS encoding NAD(P)-dependent oxidoreductase, whose translation is MKHIGFIGLGTMGAPMASNLLRSGFEVTVYNRTAEKCKPLEQEGAKTAATPQAAAEGKDVIITMISNDDSIRDVFYSDDGILATLQPGTTVIDSSTISPGLAKEIAAEVEARGGSFLDAPVTGSKPAAIDGTLVFMVGGHAEVIEKHRDLFDSMGRLLLHMGANGSGAVAKLAHNAMVGIHNVALAEGFSIAVKSGVPADKFLELVKNGSAGSKQAELKGQKIIEGDFSNQFSLALMLKDLKLASSLSDSTGVPSPMLGVAKSMFQAGFNHGYGDEDLSAVVKSYEDWIGRKIGGTGDTE
- a CDS encoding glucose-6-phosphate isomerase → MSKKINFDYTKALSFFSQTEIDYFAAPVKLAHEQLHNKSGAGSDYLGWIDLPTAYDKEEFARIQQAAKKIQSDSEVLIVIGIGGSYLGARAAIEALSHSFYNNLSKDKRKTPEVYFAGNNISSTYITHLLDLVEGKDFSVNVISKSGTTTEPAIAFRIFRAALEKKYGKEEARKRIYATTDKEKGALKKLANEEGYESFIIPDDVGGRYSVLTPVGLLPIAVAGINIEEMMQGAAAAADEFNNPDVATNQSYQYAAVRNALYRKGKTTEILVNYEPSLHFVSEWWKQLYGESEGKDYKGIYPSSVDFSTDLHSMGQFIQEGNRNIFETVIQVEQVQHHVSIESDPDDLDGLNFLTGKTMDFVNKKAFQGTMLAHTDGQVPNLIVTIPDQTPYTFGYLVYFFEKACGISGYLLGVNPFDQPGVEAYKKNMFALLGKPGYEKEKAELEARLTE
- a CDS encoding YigZ family protein; this encodes MLEQYRTVRTPGSREVVIRKSRFIGHVMPVENEEEAVQFIDSIKKQHWHATHNCSAYMIGERDEIQRQSDDGEPSGTAGKPILEVIRSQQVKNVAIVVTRYFGGIMLGAGGLIRAYTDGAVLALTAGEVITRVLRREVFVEIEYTWLGKVENALRGRNIQTGETLFTDKVTLLCLPRNNEGDAFIAWITDLTEGQSLVTEGRRLYYSEGE
- a CDS encoding TetR/AcrR family transcriptional regulator, with the translated sequence MARRAVEQELSRERILEAARHLFITKGYRAISMRSIGQHLGYSHGSLYYHFKEKAELFYAIVVEDFNHVASLLNQAMTTPPEEGMTRVEQLIMEFIRFGLDHPYQYEIMFMIRDEELLAYCRAEQGRCFELFASIVRRHMKEEGYVTEDWQKVPLTLFLSAHGFISYYIQDKVLFEDVKQAALTHVKVLSRSL
- a CDS encoding secondary thiamine-phosphate synthase enzyme YjbQ, with product MLHTMEITTSKRDEMRDITREVQAYVKNSGVLNGLLIVYCPHTTAGIAINENADPDVKRDVLMRLDEVYPWEHPKYRHAEGNTASHLKSITAGPSQTLIIHEGAVLLGRWQGIYFCEFDGPRQRQCHLKIMEG